One genomic segment of Paraburkholderia hospita includes these proteins:
- a CDS encoding NUDIX hydrolase, with product MISFDTDGHRFNFRAVAVITTRDHVLLHMLEGDEYWSLPGGRVEAGEDAATAVAREMREELDIQVKVGRLLWIVENFFTGGGRTHHEVGLYFATEVPPDARILDFSMRHAGNEQGRKLEFAWFNRHELASIDVRPVFLRNALAQDPLQFAHVVSRDNVPAESARKGKSCVSACRDLA from the coding sequence ATGATCTCCTTCGACACCGACGGCCACCGCTTCAACTTCCGCGCCGTCGCCGTCATCACGACACGCGACCACGTCCTCCTGCACATGCTGGAAGGCGACGAATACTGGTCGTTGCCAGGCGGCCGTGTCGAGGCCGGCGAGGACGCGGCCACGGCCGTCGCGCGCGAGATGCGCGAGGAACTGGATATCCAGGTGAAAGTGGGGCGCTTGCTCTGGATCGTCGAAAACTTCTTCACGGGCGGTGGTCGCACACATCACGAAGTCGGCCTGTACTTCGCCACCGAAGTACCGCCCGACGCCCGCATCCTCGATTTCTCCATGCGCCACGCAGGCAACGAGCAGGGCCGCAAGCTCGAATTCGCGTGGTTCAACCGGCACGAACTGGCAAGCATCGACGTGCGCCCCGTGTTCCTGCGTAACGCGCTCGCGCAGGACCCGCTTCAATTCGCGCATGTCGTCAGCCGCGATAACGTGCCCGCAGAAAGTGCCCGAAAGGGGAAGAGTTGCGTGAGCGCTTGTCGCGACCTTGCTTAA
- a CDS encoding cupin domain-containing protein: MRQYLYLAALPAAFVAGMFVSHLGTPARAQASNVPLTAQIIDLVAMTDADLGPQIPNMGTLRSKGLVVTPSGSIAVQSGNVPKHTHRGSDEIQYVISGSGTFWLGNEQRQIHPGDLIIIPKGTVHAGAEPTSGEFKVLSIKLPPQAPGDMQMVP, translated from the coding sequence ATGCGTCAATACCTCTATCTCGCGGCGTTACCCGCCGCCTTTGTTGCCGGCATGTTTGTATCCCATCTTGGCACGCCGGCGCGAGCCCAGGCGTCAAACGTGCCGCTAACGGCGCAGATCATCGACCTGGTGGCCATGACCGATGCCGATCTCGGCCCACAGATTCCGAACATGGGTACCTTGCGCTCGAAGGGCCTGGTAGTTACGCCGAGCGGGAGCATCGCAGTGCAGAGCGGTAACGTACCCAAGCATACGCATCGAGGTTCCGACGAAATCCAGTACGTGATTTCGGGGAGCGGCACTTTCTGGCTGGGTAACGAACAGCGTCAGATTCACCCTGGCGACCTGATCATTATCCCGAAGGGGACGGTACATGCGGGGGCCGAGCCGACCAGCGGCGAATTCAAGGTCCTTTCTATCAAGCTGCCGCCGCAAGCTCCGGGCGATATGCAGATGGTTCCCTGA
- a CDS encoding ImcF-related family protein, with the protein MTLKKHILGRCLVAGAIIAILAGVILFTVDVKDLAAWFTRYRQIIVWTTVLIAGALAYVLPRRRQIQLTVQQASRKQGIEPPVPADKVTQEAEQSATRAVGWAKDLRFQLQQSRRFRWAYTHTWLLVTGDAPTVRRLLPGVAERGWLITDDVVLLWGGAGTDGQPDELWLRQIRRLRRARPIDAMVLALDGATPLPETARSTTGWAMNLVCIMNTLQWSAPVYVLDQAELSARALNTTPVIGCELPNAADAHAIGTALGGLNIRLTNLGIAQIGRDDSDRYTGLMSDYLDSRIAALSNWIAGVNSRLCRAVGVRGVFFTTHPPVGNKELDAALWHHLATDALRTGGHRIGLHPVTVFSTIAFGAVALWTTGLLLSAATNAHDVVLTSEAVRNLNAAQDSAARLRNLLGLQQRISLYEDRIQHHTPLQTRFGLNHDAQTLSAVWKPYSRAARDTLIAPVQQNLEAQLVDLNQMQTTQLDNQTSQLAQDGHKALKTYLMMSEPAHADPSFMTPSLPHYWNIAADLPPGEKLDLSQRLLGFYADHLKQHPEWRIDARDDLISGSRQTLLAVIGVKNSEDTIYQDIVASVGRKYPDQTLASLTAGTDTRGLFRTSASVPGVFTREAWEGTIAQAIDDAAKHNGTASDWVLAGANTTNSAQQTQTASSPEALKAALTSHYFADYAEHWQAFMNTIQWENAPSMPAAIGQLKAMVDARQSPLIALMKSLEYQGGAGAQKTSLSDTLVTKAQTIFGGSKADEPQAVRPDPAGPLGPSFGPVLRLVAQANGSDVPSASSKTAASYSDLSLQRYLERVTTLRLRLQQIGDSADADAQARQVAQTLFQGKGSELADTQSYARLIAASLGAQWAGTGDALFVRSVAQALQTVLQPAQASLNEAWQQSIVSAWNRSFAGRYPFASTANDASLPELARFLRPQGGLISAFLASQLAGVLELQGDQWIPVTTATSSLVFDPSFLTAINTLQRIAGHLLAQGEPQYRVDFKPVPSPGITDTLLTVDGQKLHYFNQQETWQPMNWPSNDPQRTGTRLEWQTEKAGTNRSLEFDGRWAFVRMLERARVEPVDSATYMLTWQASPFVREIRPTAAKSASDAAYDIDTLIAQEPGKPALGSDTHALGYMMRTDVGKGPLELLALKGFVLPSRIFVSRSPGAANLAKDNGPPPLPKAALEAGKRAATPMPQS; encoded by the coding sequence TTGACATTGAAGAAACACATCTTGGGCCGGTGTCTGGTCGCCGGAGCGATCATCGCCATCCTTGCCGGCGTGATCCTGTTCACTGTTGACGTGAAGGATCTGGCTGCCTGGTTTACGCGATACCGACAAATTATCGTCTGGACGACTGTGCTGATCGCGGGCGCACTCGCGTATGTCCTGCCGCGACGCCGACAGATCCAGCTCACCGTGCAGCAAGCGTCAAGGAAGCAGGGGATCGAGCCACCCGTGCCGGCGGACAAGGTCACTCAAGAGGCAGAGCAGAGTGCCACACGCGCTGTGGGATGGGCAAAGGATCTGCGGTTCCAACTTCAGCAGTCGCGGCGGTTCCGTTGGGCATACACCCATACCTGGCTACTTGTCACCGGCGACGCCCCCACCGTTCGCCGGTTGCTGCCCGGAGTGGCCGAAAGAGGCTGGCTCATCACGGACGATGTCGTGCTGCTATGGGGCGGAGCGGGAACAGATGGCCAGCCCGATGAATTGTGGCTGCGCCAGATTCGTCGGCTGCGTCGTGCCCGCCCAATCGATGCAATGGTGCTTGCACTCGATGGAGCCACGCCGCTGCCTGAAACCGCGCGCAGCACAACGGGGTGGGCTATGAATCTCGTGTGCATCATGAATACGCTGCAGTGGTCCGCGCCCGTGTACGTGCTAGATCAGGCTGAACTCTCGGCCAGAGCGCTGAACACGACGCCAGTTATCGGATGCGAGTTACCTAACGCGGCCGATGCGCACGCTATCGGCACAGCACTTGGCGGTTTGAACATACGCCTGACCAACCTCGGCATCGCGCAGATCGGCCGCGACGACAGCGACCGCTATACAGGCCTTATGTCCGACTATCTCGACAGCCGCATCGCGGCGCTGTCGAACTGGATCGCAGGCGTCAATTCGCGCCTGTGTCGCGCAGTGGGAGTGCGCGGGGTGTTCTTCACCACGCATCCGCCGGTGGGTAACAAAGAACTGGACGCCGCCCTCTGGCACCACCTCGCCACCGACGCCCTCCGCACAGGCGGCCACCGCATCGGCCTGCACCCCGTCACTGTCTTCTCGACGATCGCCTTTGGCGCAGTCGCGCTATGGACCACGGGCCTGCTCCTCTCCGCCGCCACCAACGCCCACGACGTCGTCCTCACCAGCGAAGCCGTGCGTAACCTGAACGCCGCACAGGACTCCGCCGCGCGTCTGCGCAACCTGCTCGGGCTCCAGCAACGCATCTCACTGTACGAAGACCGCATCCAGCACCACACGCCGCTTCAAACCCGCTTCGGCCTGAACCACGACGCACAAACACTCTCAGCCGTCTGGAAGCCCTACTCGCGCGCCGCCCGCGACACGCTGATCGCACCCGTACAGCAGAACCTCGAAGCGCAACTGGTCGATCTGAACCAGATGCAGACCACCCAGCTCGATAACCAGACGAGCCAGCTTGCGCAGGACGGTCACAAGGCGTTGAAGACCTACCTGATGATGTCGGAGCCCGCACACGCCGATCCGTCCTTCATGACGCCATCGCTGCCGCACTACTGGAACATCGCCGCCGACCTGCCGCCAGGCGAGAAGCTCGACCTCTCGCAGCGCCTGCTCGGCTTCTACGCGGATCATCTGAAGCAGCATCCTGAATGGCGCATCGACGCTCGCGACGACCTCATCAGCGGCTCACGTCAGACACTGCTCGCCGTGATCGGCGTAAAGAACTCCGAAGACACGATCTATCAGGACATCGTCGCGTCCGTCGGCAGGAAGTATCCGGACCAGACCCTGGCCTCTCTGACAGCAGGCACCGACACACGCGGCCTGTTCCGCACCTCAGCCTCGGTCCCCGGCGTATTCACGCGTGAAGCATGGGAAGGCACGATCGCGCAGGCCATCGACGATGCCGCAAAACACAACGGCACCGCCAGCGACTGGGTGCTCGCCGGCGCAAACACAACAAACAGCGCACAGCAAACGCAGACCGCCTCATCACCTGAGGCCCTGAAGGCCGCACTCACCAGCCACTACTTCGCCGACTACGCCGAACACTGGCAGGCCTTCATGAACACGATCCAGTGGGAGAACGCACCGTCGATGCCCGCCGCCATCGGCCAGCTCAAGGCGATGGTCGACGCGCGCCAATCGCCACTGATCGCGCTGATGAAGTCGCTCGAGTATCAGGGCGGCGCAGGCGCCCAGAAAACCTCGTTGTCCGACACGCTCGTCACGAAGGCGCAGACCATTTTCGGCGGCAGCAAAGCCGATGAACCGCAGGCAGTCCGGCCCGATCCCGCGGGACCGCTCGGACCGTCCTTCGGCCCTGTGCTGCGCCTCGTCGCACAGGCCAACGGCAGCGACGTGCCGTCAGCAAGCAGCAAAACGGCAGCCAGCTACAGCGACCTGAGCCTGCAACGCTATCTCGAACGCGTCACGACCTTGCGCTTACGCCTGCAACAGATCGGCGACAGCGCCGACGCCGACGCCCAGGCGAGACAGGTCGCACAAACCCTCTTCCAGGGCAAGGGCTCGGAACTCGCCGACACGCAGTCCTACGCCCGCCTGATCGCCGCGAGCCTCGGCGCGCAATGGGCGGGGACGGGCGACGCGCTGTTCGTGCGCTCTGTCGCGCAAGCCTTGCAGACCGTGCTCCAGCCCGCCCAGGCGAGCCTGAACGAAGCCTGGCAGCAGAGCATCGTCTCGGCATGGAACCGCTCGTTCGCGGGACGCTATCCCTTCGCCAGCACCGCCAACGACGCCTCGCTGCCCGAACTCGCGCGCTTCCTGCGACCGCAAGGCGGCCTGATTTCCGCGTTTCTCGCGAGCCAGCTCGCAGGCGTGCTGGAGTTGCAGGGCGATCAATGGATACCCGTCACCACGGCAACGTCCTCGCTTGTCTTCGATCCTTCGTTCCTTACCGCTATCAACACGCTGCAACGCATCGCAGGGCACCTGCTCGCGCAGGGCGAGCCGCAGTATCGCGTCGACTTCAAACCGGTGCCGTCGCCGGGTATCACGGATACGCTGCTCACCGTCGATGGCCAGAAGCTGCACTACTTCAACCAGCAGGAAACCTGGCAACCGATGAACTGGCCGTCGAACGATCCCCAGAGAACGGGCACGCGCCTCGAATGGCAGACGGAGAAGGCGGGCACGAACCGCAGTCTGGAGTTCGACGGACGCTGGGCATTTGTGCGGATGCTCGAACGCGCGCGCGTCGAACCCGTCGATAGCGCGACGTACATGCTGACCTGGCAGGCCTCGCCCTTCGTGCGGGAAATCAGGCCCACGGCTGCGAAGTCCGCGAGCGACGCCGCCTACGACATCGACACGCTCATCGCGCAGGAGCCCGGCAAGCCCGCGCTGGGCAGCGACACGCACGCGCTGGGCTACATGATGCGCACCGACGTGGGCAAGGGTCCGCTCGAACTGCTTGCACTCAAGGGTTTTGTACTACCTTCGCGCATCTTCGTGAGCCGTTCACCGGGCGCGGCGAACCTGGCGAAGGACAACGGGCCGCCGCCGTTGCCGAAGGCGGCACTTGAAGCAGGCAAACGCGCAGCCACACCGATGCCGCAGAGCTGA
- a CDS encoding methyl-accepting chemotaxis protein, translating to MNLNTLSVKAKLTGAFGVLAAVVLIVSGISLKSLNDANDRFASFLSGVNARANMAAQVRTAVDRRAIAARNMALVTTPGDFEVEKAAEAQAQIEVQSNLAKLNGMVASASDATEKARSLVGEINRIEAAYTPVANAIVGLAVANRRDEAVKKINDDCRPLLAALVKASNDYAEYTRSRADDLVRESEDRYATQRNLLMVICLAAVAMAIVAGLVITRGLLRALGAEPAELGAVTQRIAAGDLSPVAGAKSAHSGSVLASMGDMQASLVSLIAQVRTAADSIATGSSQIASGNVDLSSRTEQQAASLQETASSMEELTSTVRQNAENAQQASSLSANASEVALKGNAVVGQVAGTMGEISASSTKIADITGIIEGIAFQTNILALNAAVEAARAGEQGRGFAVVASEVRSLAQRSSSAAKEIKDLINASVQKIQDGSVLANEAGKTMSQVTQAVARVTDIMGEIAAASTEQSRGIEQVNQAITQMDEVTQQNAALVEEAAAASRSLEDQGRQLNQAIAFFRLDAGAGSPVTRGGAPAASRPAPRTPSARPTARKATAPDR from the coding sequence ATGAATCTCAACACTCTGTCGGTAAAGGCAAAGCTCACGGGGGCTTTCGGCGTTCTTGCCGCCGTCGTCTTGATCGTGTCGGGCATATCGCTGAAATCGCTGAACGACGCCAACGACCGGTTCGCAAGTTTTCTGTCGGGCGTCAACGCCCGCGCCAATATGGCTGCGCAGGTTCGAACCGCGGTTGACCGGCGCGCGATTGCAGCGCGCAACATGGCGCTGGTCACCACGCCGGGCGATTTCGAGGTGGAAAAGGCCGCCGAAGCGCAGGCCCAGATAGAGGTGCAGTCGAACCTCGCGAAGCTCAACGGGATGGTTGCGTCCGCGTCCGATGCGACTGAAAAAGCCCGCAGCCTCGTGGGCGAAATCAACCGGATCGAGGCCGCGTATACACCCGTTGCCAACGCGATCGTTGGCCTCGCCGTTGCGAACAGGCGCGACGAAGCGGTCAAGAAGATCAACGACGACTGCCGGCCGCTGCTCGCCGCGCTGGTCAAGGCATCGAACGACTACGCGGAGTACACGCGTAGTCGTGCCGATGATCTGGTTCGCGAGTCGGAGGATCGTTATGCGACGCAGCGGAACCTGCTGATGGTGATTTGCCTCGCCGCCGTCGCGATGGCAATCGTGGCGGGCCTCGTCATCACGCGGGGCTTGCTGCGCGCCCTGGGTGCCGAGCCGGCCGAACTGGGTGCGGTCACGCAACGCATCGCGGCGGGCGATCTGAGCCCGGTCGCGGGGGCGAAGAGCGCGCATTCCGGGAGCGTGCTCGCCTCGATGGGTGACATGCAGGCAAGTCTCGTCAGTCTGATCGCTCAGGTCCGCACCGCGGCAGACAGTATCGCGACTGGCTCCAGCCAGATCGCTTCGGGCAACGTCGATCTTTCGTCCCGGACCGAACAGCAGGCTGCGTCACTGCAGGAAACCGCCTCGAGCATGGAAGAGCTGACCTCGACGGTGAGGCAGAACGCTGAGAACGCGCAGCAGGCGAGCTCGCTCTCCGCCAATGCATCCGAAGTGGCGCTCAAGGGCAATGCGGTGGTCGGACAGGTCGCCGGCACGATGGGCGAGATCAGCGCGAGCTCCACCAAGATCGCGGATATCACCGGGATCATCGAAGGGATTGCCTTCCAGACCAATATCCTGGCGCTGAACGCGGCCGTGGAAGCGGCGCGGGCGGGTGAACAGGGCCGCGGGTTCGCGGTGGTCGCAAGCGAAGTGCGCAGCCTCGCGCAGCGCTCGTCCAGCGCGGCGAAAGAAATCAAGGATCTGATCAACGCTTCCGTGCAGAAAATCCAGGACGGTTCGGTGCTCGCGAACGAGGCGGGAAAGACGATGTCGCAGGTCACACAGGCCGTCGCCCGGGTGACCGACATCATGGGGGAAATCGCCGCTGCGTCGACCGAACAAAGCCGGGGTATCGAACAGGTCAATCAGGCCATCACGCAGATGGACGAAGTCACGCAGCAGAATGCCGCGCTGGTAGAGGAAGCGGCGGCGGCCTCCCGATCACTCGAAGACCAGGGGCGGCAGCTTAATCAGGCGATTGCGTTCTTTCGTCTGGATGCCGGTGCCGGCTCGCCTGTAACGCGCGGAGGGGCCCCCGCAGCCAGTCGCCCGGCGCCACGCACGCCATCCGCACGGCCGACGGCCCGCAAAGCCACAGCGCCCGACAGGTAG
- a CDS encoding FAD-dependent oxidoreductase: MLTIDDIRAIPLFSTLSDNELDHLAHTSADLHLCAGEFAVHEGGERALYAVLAGKMEVIKTFDGIERTLGWRLPGTIFGEVPLALSSPFPGAYRASEPSRVMRVDAQRYYTLAAASPEVALKMGALARERIGGLQGLSAEPPKPRVTLVGNRWDTACTALRQFLARNQISCDWMTPDAPELPARWPGTRPPEEDCPALRLVDGTVLCRPATRQLAELLGLQTQPRLAAYDTLIIGGGPAGLAAAVYGASEGLRTVVVEREAPGGQAGTSSRIENYLGFPNGVSGDELASRALQQARRLGAEILVTRSVDRIDVDGRNVHLDGGDVIHARTIILATGVTWRRLAIDGFDRFIGKGIYYGASRSEANATHGLDVYLIGGGNSAGQAALYFANHARMVTLILRGDSLEKSMSRYLIEQLRSKSNVAVQQRSEVVGAYGDTHLTSIDIREGPSAEVSRHDCGGLFVFIGADAETGWLPTEIARDARGYVLTGDDVVKAGHWSCSRDPYLLESSVPGVFACGDVRLSPVKRVASAVGEGSMAIAFAHKYLQHDAS, translated from the coding sequence ATGCTCACCATCGATGACATCCGGGCGATTCCACTCTTCTCGACACTCTCCGACAACGAGCTGGACCATCTCGCGCACACGTCCGCAGACCTGCATCTGTGCGCGGGTGAATTCGCGGTCCATGAAGGTGGAGAGCGAGCGCTGTACGCCGTCCTGGCCGGCAAGATGGAAGTCATCAAAACGTTCGACGGCATCGAGCGCACACTGGGCTGGCGACTGCCCGGAACCATCTTTGGCGAAGTGCCGCTCGCGTTGAGTTCCCCGTTCCCAGGCGCCTATCGGGCCTCGGAGCCCTCGCGTGTCATGCGCGTTGACGCTCAGCGCTACTACACACTCGCTGCTGCGTCGCCGGAAGTTGCGTTGAAGATGGGCGCCCTCGCCCGCGAGCGCATCGGCGGACTGCAGGGCCTCTCCGCCGAACCGCCCAAGCCTCGCGTGACGCTTGTCGGCAATCGCTGGGACACTGCTTGTACCGCGTTGCGCCAGTTCCTGGCCCGCAACCAGATCAGCTGCGACTGGATGACGCCCGATGCGCCTGAACTGCCAGCGCGCTGGCCTGGCACTCGCCCGCCAGAGGAGGATTGCCCGGCGTTGCGGCTGGTCGACGGGACGGTGCTTTGCCGGCCGGCGACACGCCAGCTCGCCGAATTACTGGGTCTGCAGACGCAGCCTCGCCTTGCCGCATACGACACGTTGATCATCGGTGGTGGCCCCGCAGGTCTTGCTGCGGCAGTCTATGGTGCGTCGGAAGGCTTGCGCACTGTGGTGGTGGAGCGCGAAGCGCCAGGCGGGCAAGCCGGGACTTCCTCGCGCATCGAGAATTACCTCGGCTTTCCAAACGGTGTGTCGGGCGACGAACTCGCGAGCCGTGCCTTGCAGCAGGCAAGGCGGCTGGGTGCCGAGATTCTGGTGACGCGATCTGTCGATCGAATCGATGTCGACGGGCGTAACGTTCACCTCGACGGAGGCGACGTCATCCATGCGCGAACGATCATTCTCGCGACTGGCGTCACGTGGCGCCGCCTCGCGATCGATGGCTTCGACCGGTTTATCGGTAAAGGAATTTACTACGGCGCGTCACGCAGCGAAGCGAACGCGACTCATGGACTCGACGTCTATCTGATCGGCGGTGGAAACTCGGCCGGCCAGGCCGCTTTGTACTTTGCCAATCATGCACGCATGGTGACGCTGATCTTGCGAGGCGATTCACTTGAGAAGAGCATGTCTCGCTATCTGATCGAGCAACTTCGCAGCAAGTCAAACGTGGCAGTGCAACAGCGTTCGGAAGTTGTCGGCGCATACGGCGATACCCATCTGACATCGATCGACATACGCGAAGGGCCGAGCGCCGAGGTAAGCCGGCACGACTGCGGTGGATTGTTCGTGTTCATTGGCGCCGATGCAGAAACCGGGTGGTTGCCGACGGAGATCGCTCGTGACGCACGCGGATATGTTCTCACCGGGGACGACGTCGTTAAGGCGGGACACTGGTCTTGTAGCCGTGATCCCTACCTGCTCGAATCGAGTGTTCCTGGCGTGTTTGCCTGTGGGGATGTGAGGTTGAGCCCTGTCAAGCGTGTCGCTTCAGCCGTCGGCGAGGGCAGCATGGCAATCGCGTTCGCTCACAAATATCTGCAGCACGACGCTAGCTAG
- a CDS encoding phosphatase PAP2 family protein, translated as MNSFDSSIETYLSNIHFSHFATRSIETIADLYTFKGLVLIPVLWWMWFQQNERREWRREMVLATLLSGLVALFVGRLLTHWLPFRVRPIYSAELHLQFAGSDIKEALLTSWSSFPSDHAMLWMAVATGIFLVWRGVGALAILYTVLFICVPRAYLGFHYPTDLLVGAAVGIGITYVMTRDAIRVHYATPAVRWIERCPGPSAMLAFILCLELVTQFDELRKLASVVLKTL; from the coding sequence ATGAATAGCTTTGATTCGTCTATCGAGACATATCTGTCCAACATACACTTCAGTCATTTCGCGACCCGATCCATAGAAACCATCGCCGACCTTTACACCTTCAAAGGCCTCGTACTGATTCCCGTCCTGTGGTGGATGTGGTTTCAGCAGAACGAGCGCCGCGAATGGCGGCGAGAAATGGTTCTCGCGACGCTTCTCAGTGGCCTCGTGGCGCTCTTCGTCGGAAGGCTGCTCACCCACTGGTTGCCGTTCCGAGTGCGCCCCATCTATAGCGCCGAACTGCATCTGCAGTTTGCAGGTAGCGATATCAAGGAAGCACTGCTGACAAGTTGGAGTTCCTTCCCAAGCGATCACGCGATGCTATGGATGGCGGTCGCCACCGGCATCTTCCTCGTGTGGCGCGGAGTCGGTGCGCTGGCGATTCTCTATACCGTGCTGTTCATTTGCGTTCCGCGCGCCTATCTCGGCTTTCACTACCCAACCGATTTGCTGGTGGGCGCTGCTGTGGGAATCGGAATTACCTATGTCATGACGCGAGATGCGATCCGCGTGCACTACGCGACTCCGGCGGTGCGATGGATCGAACGCTGCCCGGGGCCTTCAGCGATGCTGGCCTTTATTCTGTGCCTCGAACTCGTTACGCAGTTCGACGAACTGCGCAAGCTGGCGAGCGTTGTGCTCAAAACTCTATGA
- a CDS encoding class I SAM-dependent methyltransferase, whose product MYATRHDRARAVTIAATFLMLTLTGCTSSSLDSQNSSRDSQSQGSGATSLDAAISGSQRSSQARARDVYRHPKETLQFFDLGPTQAVLEIAPGGGWYSDILAPYLRNAGQLYEAQYLSTSADLAAEDSATDAAYRRKLANAPSVYGNVVVGTLHAGQFNGFDANERFDRVLTFRNIHNWIKDGQFDVNLRAFNGALKHGGELGVEEHRAGPGATVQQMIDSGYVTEAFVIEHAQAAGFVLVARSEINANPKDTKDYPHGVWSLPPSYQGGDVDRSRFAAIGESDRMTLKFVKP is encoded by the coding sequence ATGTACGCTACTCGCCATGACCGCGCACGCGCAGTCACGATTGCCGCCACCTTTCTTATGCTCACACTGACAGGCTGCACGTCCTCGTCGCTGGATTCGCAAAACTCATCGCGTGATTCGCAATCGCAAGGTTCCGGCGCCACGTCGCTCGATGCCGCCATCAGTGGATCGCAGCGTAGCAGTCAGGCGCGTGCGCGCGACGTCTACCGTCATCCGAAAGAAACGCTGCAGTTCTTTGACCTCGGTCCAACGCAGGCGGTGTTGGAGATCGCCCCGGGAGGAGGATGGTATTCAGACATACTTGCGCCCTACTTGCGCAACGCGGGGCAGCTTTACGAGGCGCAATATCTCAGCACATCCGCCGATCTCGCCGCTGAAGACAGTGCGACCGATGCTGCTTATCGGCGCAAGCTCGCCAACGCTCCATCGGTTTACGGGAACGTCGTCGTCGGCACATTGCACGCAGGCCAGTTCAACGGCTTCGACGCGAATGAGAGATTCGATCGTGTCCTTACCTTTCGAAACATCCATAACTGGATCAAGGACGGGCAATTCGATGTGAACCTGCGCGCGTTCAACGGCGCGTTGAAGCATGGCGGCGAACTTGGCGTTGAGGAGCACCGCGCAGGGCCAGGAGCGACTGTGCAACAAATGATCGATTCCGGTTACGTGACTGAAGCGTTCGTCATCGAGCACGCACAAGCAGCCGGCTTCGTTCTGGTTGCGCGCAGCGAGATCAACGCGAATCCGAAAGATACAAAGGACTATCCGCACGGCGTGTGGTCGCTGCCGCCCAGTTATCAAGGCGGTGACGTCGACAGGTCACGCTTTGCTGCAATCGGGGAATCGGATCGCATGACGCTCAAGTTCGTCAAGCCTTAG
- a CDS encoding transglutaminase-like domain-containing protein has translation MPLARLLLCFIQCSLAAAVLLPAVAGATNLPAATQRFVSGTSDAGPSDSATPHALKAGIERLRTGTWWEANRKIRPELAQVGDLMFLLPLADKQLEPSSDAIGRVQRLREALRSHLTRAPAGWGRLVAQVRAERAKAGDASAVLLADALVNEVRYRDGTDGSYYAPARFFAESGVCKDFAVAKYLLLRDAGFDIGRLRLVSLAPRYNNTPDDWHVILVVQIDGASEPLALDSPSAPNAKRASETANEASASSGPSALLGAILAGREPAGAVLRAPAGPLTAPLSRSGQARRPLATVFNEQGSRSFERAAPGALRRASAAGRSANAMYVDEMGESWKVDGSATFPKWRVAVDQADARAKPVPAAGLIRVATR, from the coding sequence ATGCCGCTCGCTCGACTGCTCCTCTGCTTTATCCAGTGCTCGTTAGCGGCCGCGGTGCTTTTGCCCGCCGTCGCGGGCGCCACGAACCTGCCGGCCGCAACGCAACGCTTTGTATCCGGCACGAGTGACGCGGGTCCCAGCGATTCGGCCACGCCTCACGCACTGAAAGCGGGTATCGAGCGCCTGCGCACCGGGACGTGGTGGGAAGCCAACCGCAAGATCCGCCCGGAACTCGCGCAAGTCGGCGACCTGATGTTCCTCCTGCCGCTTGCCGACAAGCAGCTCGAACCATCGTCGGATGCGATTGGCCGCGTGCAGCGCCTGCGCGAAGCGCTGCGCAGCCACCTGACGCGCGCACCCGCCGGCTGGGGCCGTCTCGTTGCGCAGGTGCGGGCAGAGCGCGCGAAGGCCGGCGATGCGTCAGCCGTGCTGCTCGCCGACGCGCTCGTCAACGAGGTCCGCTACCGCGACGGAACCGACGGCAGCTACTACGCGCCGGCACGGTTCTTTGCCGAAAGCGGCGTGTGCAAGGATTTCGCCGTCGCCAAATATCTGCTGCTGCGCGACGCGGGTTTCGACATCGGGCGGCTGCGTCTCGTGTCGCTCGCGCCGCGCTACAACAACACGCCGGACGACTGGCACGTCATCCTCGTCGTGCAGATCGACGGCGCGAGCGAGCCGCTCGCACTCGATTCACCGAGTGCGCCGAACGCGAAGCGCGCCAGCGAGACGGCCAACGAAGCATCAGCTTCGAGCGGTCCGTCCGCGCTGCTCGGCGCGATCCTCGCCGGCCGCGAGCCCGCCGGCGCGGTGTTGCGCGCGCCCGCAGGACCGCTAACCGCGCCGCTCAGCCGATCGGGCCAGGCGCGGCGGCCGCTTGCGACAGTGTTCAACGAACAGGGCAGCCGGTCGTTCGAACGCGCCGCGCCGGGCGCGCTGCGGCGTGCGTCGGCGGCCGGGCGAAGCGCGAACGCGATGTATGTCGACGAGATGGGCGAGTCGTGGAAAGTCGACGGCTCCGCGACGTTTCCGAAGTGGCGCGTCGCCGTTGACCAGGCAGATGCGCGGGCGAAGCCGGTTCCGGCGGCAGGGCTGATACGCGTGGCGACACGCTGA